Part of the Streptomyces sp. NBC_01353 genome, CGAGGGGGCCGGGGTGGCCCGGTTCGCTGTGGTCGTGGGGGTCGAGATGTTCGCCCTCGCCCTCGGCGCTGGGCATCGTCGACTCGGAGCAGGCGCGACAGAGCAGTCGGACCGACGAGGACCAGTCCTCGGCGGCGAATCCGGCGTCCGCGGCGAGCTGCTCCAGGGCGTCGCGGTCGGCCTCGGTGGCGGCCTCCAGGAGGACCACCCAGGTGGGGACGGGCGAGGGGGCCCACAGCTCGATCTCGTCGAAGACGGGGTAGGAGGGGCCCGCGGTGGTGGTGCGCTCACCGTTGGGCACGCCGTCGTGGAGGACGACCTCGCCCCAGCGCCGGCCGGAGGACGGCAGCGGGATGGACAGCACCTCGATACGGGCCGGGTCGAGCCTGCGGCCCCACACGACCTCGGCCTCGCCCTCGGGCGAGAGCCGGACGGCGGCGCTGCCGAGCTCCATGCCGGCGGGCTCACCGGTCCCCGCGGAGGCCCCGGGCACCTTCAGTCCGTACGCCTGCCAGGCGCGGCGGGCCAGCGGCCAGTCCTGGAGCGCGGTGGCGGCGATGCCGACGTTCCACCAGTCCGGGGCGCCGGTCTCCTTGTCGAGGAGCGCGACGGCGCGCAGCCCGGCGGCCCGCGCCTGCTCCCAGTCGTGCCGGAACTTGTGCAGCAGCGCCAGGTTGAACCAGGACTCCGAGAGCCAGGGCTCCAGATCCGCCGCGCGCGTGAGCAGCGCGCCCGCGTCCTCGTACCGGCCGTCACCGATCAGCGTGAACGCGCGGTCGGTGGCCTGCCGCCACGAGGCGGAGGGCCGATGCCGTACCTTCCCGAAGATCCTCACGATTCCCGCCTGCCGGTCGCTTCACCCTCTTGTTCGCATCCAACCATGCCCGGTTGGACGCGCGCTCATTACCCATGGGTTACCCAGGAGGGACAGGGGTGACGCCGCCCCTTGCCAGGACTCTGGCGAGGGTTTCGACGACCTTCGGCTGGTGGTCGCGGGCCGTGGACAGGCGGAGCCTTTCGAGAGCGGCGAGCGCCCCGCCGGCGCTGTCGCCCGCGAGGTCGTCATAGGCGTTGACGGTACGGACGATCCGGGCGGGCAGGGGTTGGTCGCGGTACGGATCGGCCTGCCGTTCCACGACGACGGCCACGGCCGCGGGAACCCCGGTCTGACGGACGACCGCGCCGCCGAGGAGGGCGATCCGGCGCTGCTCCTCGGCCGGGAGGAGAGCCGTGGCGCCTTCGGGGACGGGGTCGACGAGGGAGAGCTGCCCGATGTCGTGCATGAGCGCCGCGTACTCCAGGACGGCCAGCTCGGACCCGGAGAGCCCCAGCTCGCGCCCGACGGCACCACTGAGGGCGGCGACGCGGTGGGCGTGCCCGGGGGCGGTGTAGCCGGCGATCTCGGTGGCGCGGGCGAGGGAGGCGATGGTCTGCCGGTTGGTGGTGCGCACGGCCGCGTACCGCCGGAACGAGACCTGGGTGAGCAGCAGCGGTACGCAGAAGACGGGCAGCGCCCAGAGCCCCGCGGCGGCCACTCCGAGGGCGATCACGGTGCCGGTGGCGCAGACCGCGGAGCCGATGCCGAGGAGAGCGCGCAGCTCGTCGCGCAGGAGAGGGCCGTACGGGTAGCGGGTGCGGGCCCGGAGCATCAGGGCGCCGAGCACTGCGTCGCACAGGGCGGTGAGGACGAGCAGAAGCAGCAGGTAGAGGGCGTAGGAGGGGCCCTGGCCGAGGTACTGGGTGAGCCCGCCCGAGTTGTAGAGCGGCTGGAAGCAGAGGGCGGCGAAGGCGACGGTGAGGATGCGCCGCGCCAGGTGGTCCAGGTCCGGGCCCTTGCCGCGGGCGATGTGCGGAACGATCCCGGCGAGCCCGGCCGCGACGACGACGGCGATGATCTGGAGGACGCCGTGGGTGGTGATGCGGCCCGCGCTCTCGCCGAGCAGGGCGTACGCGAGGGCTCCGGCGGCGGCGATCGGCGCGGGCTCCCTGCCCCGGAGCTCGCCGAGCACGGGCGGGGCGCCCCAGCGGGCGAGCTCGCCGAGCGCGATGAGCACGCCGAAGGCGAGGGCGTGACCGGGCTCGTCGATCCCGTGCCAGAGCGTCGAGGCGAATCCGGCGACGGTGAGGACGAGCGCGGTCCCGTGGACCGCGCCGACGGTGACCGCCCCGGGCCTCATGCGCGCCCACCGGGCGGGACGTGGGCCTTCGGCGCCGAGGGGCCTGCGCGGCGGGCCGCGGCGCCGCGGGCGCGAGC contains:
- a CDS encoding metal-dependent phosphohydrolase, translated to MRPGAVTVGAVHGTALVLTVAGFASTLWHGIDEPGHALAFGVLIALGELARWGAPPVLGELRGREPAPIAAAGALAYALLGESAGRITTHGVLQIIAVVVAAGLAGIVPHIARGKGPDLDHLARRILTVAFAALCFQPLYNSGGLTQYLGQGPSYALYLLLLLVLTALCDAVLGALMLRARTRYPYGPLLRDELRALLGIGSAVCATGTVIALGVAAAGLWALPVFCVPLLLTQVSFRRYAAVRTTNRQTIASLARATEIAGYTAPGHAHRVAALSGAVGRELGLSGSELAVLEYAALMHDIGQLSLVDPVPEGATALLPAEEQRRIALLGGAVVRQTGVPAAVAVVVERQADPYRDQPLPARIVRTVNAYDDLAGDSAGGALAALERLRLSTARDHQPKVVETLARVLARGGVTPVPPG